Proteins co-encoded in one Caldisericum sp. genomic window:
- the rsmA gene encoding ribosomal RNA small subunit methyltransferase A, with the protein MEISREVKLLIDKYNFKASKRLGQNFLVSSSALNFIVEAIKPTKEKTYIEIGSGFALLTREVAKYAGHIYAIELDERFKPYYNENPIPNVTFIMGDALNIDFDNFHADEIYGNIPYYITSDLVMKVARSSLSRAILLVQDEVARRLASNVSQKEYGSITVFTKYFFDVKFLKRFPPSFFIPRPDVYSSLIELKRVRAYFPEDDEFMSFVHKAFNRRRKKLLTTLKEFYNFDFLQVFRKYNISENARPEELDVEDFLKIYREYKELTKSP; encoded by the coding sequence ATGGAAATTTCAAGGGAAGTTAAATTATTAATAGATAAGTACAACTTCAAGGCGTCAAAAAGATTGGGGCAGAATTTTCTTGTTTCTTCTTCTGCCCTTAATTTTATTGTTGAGGCTATAAAACCTACAAAAGAAAAAACATACATAGAAATTGGCTCGGGCTTTGCGCTTCTTACAAGAGAAGTTGCAAAGTATGCAGGACATATTTACGCAATTGAATTAGATGAAAGATTCAAGCCATATTACAATGAAAACCCAATCCCAAATGTCACATTTATTATGGGGGATGCATTAAACATTGATTTCGATAATTTCCATGCAGATGAAATCTACGGAAATATTCCTTATTACATTACTTCAGACCTCGTAATGAAAGTTGCAAGGTCTTCATTATCAAGGGCAATACTATTAGTTCAGGATGAGGTTGCAAGGAGATTGGCATCAAACGTTTCGCAAAAAGAGTATGGCTCAATAACTGTTTTTACAAAATACTTTTTTGATGTGAAATTCCTCAAGCGCTTTCCCCCGAGTTTCTTTATTCCAAGACCTGATGTTTATTCTTCCCTTATCGAATTGAAAAGAGTAAGGGCGTACTTCCCAGAAGACGACGAATTCATGTCCTTTGTGCACAAGGCGTTTAATCGTAGAAGAAAAAAACTTCTTACAACTCTTAAAGAATTCTACAATTTCGATTTTTTGCAAGTATTCCGAAAATACAACATTAGTGAAAATGCTAGACCCGAAGAGCTGGATGTTGAGGATTTCCTTAAAATCTATAGAGAATATAAAGAATTAACCAAAAGTCCATAA
- a CDS encoding G5 domain-containing protein — MVEKIVKTLIIVIFLVFAFLVSFGHVYTVEDTGNNKVYQVLSFKELTTKDVLAKADVSIRPEDVVEPDLSEPIDSGNVTVLRSRPIEVIIDKQSKTYYTTKVIVSDFLDSIGVKLGERDYINVPVDSELNTNRIVIKRYLEKEKIVKEQIPYKTVYVNDNMVAKGMTYLKQTGANGIKEIHYKEIYFGGDKVKEEFAYEKITKMPITQTYVVGTASPPKKYVKSFEVIATAYSPTYAETDSNPWMTASGLRSSFGVVAVDPSVIPMGTLLYVEGYGYAVAGDTGGAIKGNRIDVFFYYPYEANRWGVRRVRVYILDGKWKFQGKLNY; from the coding sequence ATGGTAGAAAAGATAGTTAAAACTTTAATAATTGTGATATTCCTTGTATTTGCATTCCTTGTCTCTTTTGGGCATGTTTATACAGTAGAAGACACAGGCAATAACAAGGTTTATCAGGTTCTTTCTTTTAAGGAACTCACAACAAAGGATGTTTTAGCAAAGGCAGATGTTTCAATCCGCCCTGAGGATGTAGTTGAGCCAGATTTGAGTGAGCCGATTGATTCTGGGAATGTAACAGTTCTCCGTTCAAGACCAATTGAGGTTATAATCGACAAGCAATCAAAAACCTACTACACGACAAAAGTTATCGTTTCTGACTTTCTTGACAGTATCGGTGTTAAATTAGGAGAGCGTGATTATATAAATGTTCCAGTGGATTCTGAATTAAACACAAATAGAATAGTAATAAAAAGGTACCTTGAAAAAGAAAAAATTGTGAAAGAACAAATTCCGTATAAAACAGTTTATGTTAATGATAATATGGTTGCAAAGGGTATGACCTATTTAAAGCAAACAGGGGCAAACGGCATAAAAGAAATTCACTACAAAGAAATCTACTTTGGTGGCGACAAGGTAAAAGAGGAATTTGCGTATGAGAAAATAACAAAAATGCCTATAACTCAAACCTATGTTGTAGGGACAGCATCTCCCCCAAAAAAGTATGTAAAATCGTTTGAAGTTATAGCAACGGCTTATTCACCTACATATGCGGAAACTGATTCAAATCCCTGGATGACTGCATCTGGGCTGCGTAGTAGCTTTGGTGTAGTTGCAGTTGACCCATCGGTAATACCAATGGGAACTCTTCTTTATGTTGAAGGTTATGGCTATGCAGTTGCAGGTGACACGGGTGGTGCAATAAAAGGAAACAGAATCGATGTGTTTTTCTATTACCCGTATGAAGCAAATAGGTGGGGCGTAAGAAGAGTCCGAGTCTATATTCTTGATGGTAAATGGAAATTTCAAGGGAAGTTAAATTATTAA
- a CDS encoding DegV family protein: MIKIVVDSTGYIPKDVLEKYDIKVVPLKIRFGNEEFKETDISVEEFYRRLVSSKELPKTSQPSPQDFIEVYKPLLDEGHDILSIHLSQKISGTINSARVAIETLKTDRIRIVDSQSTTFSLRFLAEYAIGLIEKGLPFEKVFEETQNAVKRIYNRFVLYHLKYLVEGGRLNRAEGLLGEVLNIKPVLSFTNGEVKVESVARSLNRAKEVLLKFVKEINDTKGIERLAIIHGINNDVEEFEEKVKEITDVKIEKLLCGAVVGVYGGPEWIGVGILGKE; the protein is encoded by the coding sequence ATGATAAAAATAGTTGTTGATTCAACAGGTTACATACCTAAGGATGTATTAGAAAAGTATGACATAAAGGTTGTCCCTTTAAAGATAAGGTTTGGAAACGAAGAATTTAAAGAAACAGACATATCAGTTGAAGAATTCTACAGGAGGCTTGTTTCTTCAAAAGAACTTCCCAAGACCTCGCAACCTTCTCCGCAGGATTTTATAGAAGTATATAAACCTCTTCTTGATGAAGGGCATGATATACTTTCGATTCACCTTTCCCAAAAAATTTCAGGAACAATTAACTCTGCAAGGGTTGCAATTGAAACGCTTAAAACTGATAGGATAAGAATTGTTGATTCGCAAAGTACAACTTTCTCTTTAAGGTTTCTTGCAGAATACGCAATAGGTTTAATAGAAAAAGGTCTTCCCTTTGAGAAAGTATTTGAAGAAACGCAAAATGCCGTAAAAAGAATATACAACAGGTTTGTCCTTTATCACTTGAAATATCTCGTAGAAGGAGGAAGACTCAACCGTGCTGAAGGATTGCTTGGAGAGGTTTTGAATATAAAGCCTGTTCTTTCATTTACCAATGGTGAAGTAAAAGTCGAAAGCGTTGCAAGGTCTCTAAACAGGGCAAAAGAAGTCCTTCTTAAATTTGTAAAAGAGATAAATGATACCAAGGGGATTGAGAGGCTTGCAATCATCCACGGTATAAATAACGATGTTGAGGAATTCGAAGAAAAAGTAAAAGAAATTACCGATGTGAAAATAGAGAAATTGCTCTGTGGTGCAGTTGTAGGAGTTTACGGCGGTCCCGAGTGGATTGGCGTAGGGATTTTAGGGAAAGAGTAA
- a CDS encoding inositol monophosphatase: MYEKDFVVSLANDVGKVIKENFRKHLEVEYKGPRDLVTNVDKYIDNLVRVRIQKAYPDYGIITEENSDINESAKIKFVIDPLDGTTNFVKGYPQVAVSIALMEEDSVTFGVVYNPILEEMFIGELGKGATLNGKEIHVSKTNDFKDALVLTGFVYKERNEKSLRVFGDILENALSVRCDGSAALDLAHVAMGIVDCYYQKGIHIWDIIAGSLIVKEAGGVVSTFSGDPNFLFSSEVLATNGVLHTKMVEFLKG; the protein is encoded by the coding sequence ATGTACGAAAAAGATTTTGTAGTTAGCCTTGCAAATGATGTTGGCAAGGTTATAAAAGAAAACTTCAGGAAGCACCTCGAAGTTGAGTACAAAGGACCAAGAGACCTTGTAACAAATGTCGATAAGTATATCGATAACCTTGTTAGAGTTAGGATTCAAAAGGCATATCCGGATTATGGGATTATAACTGAGGAAAATTCCGACATTAACGAATCAGCAAAAATTAAATTTGTAATAGACCCTCTTGATGGGACAACGAACTTTGTAAAAGGGTATCCACAGGTTGCAGTTTCTATTGCACTAATGGAAGAGGATTCTGTTACTTTTGGCGTAGTTTATAACCCAATACTTGAAGAAATGTTTATTGGAGAATTAGGAAAAGGTGCAACTTTAAACGGGAAAGAAATACATGTTTCGAAGACAAATGACTTCAAAGATGCACTTGTTTTAACGGGTTTTGTTTACAAAGAAAGAAACGAAAAATCTTTACGAGTTTTTGGGGATATTCTTGAAAACGCTCTTTCGGTAAGGTGCGACGGTAGTGCCGCACTCGACCTTGCGCATGTTGCAATGGGCATTGTCGATTGCTACTATCAAAAAGGAATACACATCTGGGATATCATAGCGGGCTCGCTCATTGTAAAGGAAGCGGGAGGTGTTGTTTCTACTTTTAGTGGTGACCCTAATTTCCTATTTTCTTCAGAGGTTCTTGCAACAAACGGGGTATTACACACTAAAATGGTAGAGTTCTTAAAGGGTTAA